In the genome of Globicephala melas chromosome 3, mGloMel1.2, whole genome shotgun sequence, one region contains:
- the PALM3 gene encoding paralemmin-3, which produces MDGAAEEPERPQDPASQDLQSPEDQAQARIRNLEGSLFTLQSQLQLLQSASTGAQHKPTGKPTWRRQGHRPLSQPTVEAGPADQTDLNKSASIPAGPVDPSKSRDESVGVPPAPRRIPGAAVASSEANGPCPGSSPPPEQAPSQGVAASDGGVNEAKGEGTVKVVWEGLRATEDCTTGPTGPELEAKVEEMVMEAIGDRQEAGRLELPSWVREDRDIVEVVWEGVGGTEGSDSEAMGEAGRGLEAAQTSSLRLQEGPGGAASGEGEGAPRGSADGDGQGGFGGEEGSFIWVERVTLNEQWEELGLEGLEGPKALGREGKDESPLGAGGRGGEETWEAERRWAEELAGKRGSEGMAGAEPEGAEMSLAVERKGSEKSLEPERRGVEEKVETEMGGGDEPLLAERKEVEGPLRAERERGEEPLGVQQKGGEEKLEAIEEPLVTERKEGEESLMGERIGGEEALEGKEKRDEESLKVQRTGGEQLSEAEKKGDESLKVQRTGGEQPSEAETKGDEEPLKVQRTGGEQPSEAETKGDEEPLKVQKTGGEQPSEAETKGDEESQKAERMAGEEPLQTEKTQGAEGDLSPEEQRESGGGKECQAEEVSEEVAPLGAKEEPRPEEEGQQPQEKQEGSPEAEAVKPQTSDEGQDPSGDATPLLAETPAQEQPAECQPLLQVEEPRANPSAQAVPTYAPAQQPEPSAPPEGEEASGPKQKTCQCCAVM; this is translated from the exons ATGGACGGGGCAGCTGAAGAGCCGGAGCGGCCTCAGGACCCCGCCTCACAGGACCTCCAGTCACCTGAGGACCAGGCTCAGGCCCGCATCCGGAACCTGGAAGGCAGCTTGTTCAC ACTCCAGTCCCAGCTGCAGCTGTTACAAAGTGCATCCACAGGTGCCCAGCACAAGCCCACAGGCAAGCCCACCTGGCGCCGACAG GGTCACCGTCCTCTATCCCAGCCCACCGTGGAGGCAGGTCCTGCAG ACCAGACTGATCTAAACAAGAGCGCCTCCATACCAGCCGGACCAGTGGACCCCTCTAAGTCCAGAGACGAGTCTGTCGGGGTTCCGCCAGCCCCAAGGAGGATCCCTGGGGCAGCAGTGGCCTCCTCAGAAGCCAATGGCCCCTGCCCTGGATCCAGCCCCCCTCCGGAGCAGGCGCCGAGTCAGGGAGTGGCGGCGTCTGACGGGGGAGTGAATGAGGCCAAAGGGGAAGGCACGGTGAAGGTGGTCTGGGAGGGGCTGAGGGCCACGGAGGACTGTACCACGGGGCCCACAGGCCCAGAGCTGGAGGCTAAGGTGGAGGAGATGGTCATGGAGGCCATCGGGGACAGACAGGAAGCCGGACGCCTAGAGCTCCCTTCATGGGTCAGGGAGGACAGGGATATCGTGGAGGTAGtctgggaaggggtgggaggcACAGAGGGCAGCGACTCAGAGGCCATGGGGGAGGCGGGCAGAGGCCTGGAGGCTGCACAGACCAGCTCACTGAGGCTGCAGGAGGGACCGGGGGGAGCAGCTTCTGGAGAAGGGGAAGGTGCCCCCAGGGGCAGCGCTGATGGTGATGGGCAGGGGGGctttggaggagaggaggggtcCTTCATTTGGGTGGAGAGAGTGACCCTCAATGAGCAGTGGgaagagctggggctggagggctTGGAAGGGCCAAAGGCactgggaagggagggaaaggatgAGAGTCCACTGGGGGCAGGCGGCAGAGGCGGGGAGGAAACGTGGGAGGCGGAGAGGAGGTGGGCAGAGGAATTAGCGGGGAAGAGAGGAAGTGAGGGAATGGCAGGCGCAGAGCCAGAAGGAGCAGAGATGTCACTGGCAGtggagaggaaaggaagtgaGAAATCCTTGGAGCCGGAGAGGAGAGGAGTTGAGGAAAAGGTGGAGACAGAGATGGGAGGAGGTGACGAACCACTGttggcagaaagaaaagaagttgaaGGACCTCTGagggcagagagggaaagaggggaggagCCGTTGGGAGTACAGCAGAAAGGAGGTGAGGAAAAGTTAGAGGCAATTGAAGAACCATTGgtgacagaaaggaaagaaggtgaGGAATCACTGATGGGAGAGAGAATAGGAGGTGAGGAAGCAttggagggaaaggaaaaaagagacgAGGAGTCACTGAAGGTACAGAGAACGGGCGGTGAGCAGCTGTCGGAGGCAGAGAAAAAAGGAGATGAATCACTGAAGGTACAGAGAACGGGCGGTGAGCAGCCGTCGGAGGCAGAGACAAAAGGAGATGAGGAACCACTGAAGGTACAGAGAACGGGCGGTGAGCAGCCGTCGGAGGCAGAGACAAAAGGAGATGAGGAACCACTGAAGGTACAGAAAACGGGCGGTGAGCAGCCGTCGGAGGCAGAGACAAAAGGAGATGAGGAATCACAGAAGGCAGAGAGAATGGCAGGTGAAGAGCCACTGCAGACAGAGAAGACTCAAGGGGCCGAGGGAGATCTGAGTCCGGAAGAGCAGAGAGAgtcaggaggaggaaaggagtgtCAGGCAGAGGAAGTGAGTGAGGAAGTGGCTCCCCTGGGGGCCAAGGAGGAGCCAAGGCCGGAGGAAGAAGGACAGCAGCCGCAGGAGAAGCAGGAAGGCTCCCCAGAAGCGGAAGCAGTGAAGCCCCAAACCTCTGATGAGGGCCAGGACCCCTCTGGGGATGCCACCCCCCTCCTGGCAGAGACCCCAGCTCAGGAGCAGCCTGCTGAGTGCCAGCCACTGCTTCAGGTGGAGGAGCCCAGGGCCAACCCCAGTGCCCAGGCGGTGCCCACCTACGCGCCTGCCCAGCAGCCGGAGCCATCTGCCCCTCCCGAGGGCGAAGAGGCGAGTGGCCCTAAGCAGAAGACGTGCCAGTGTTGTGCGGTTATGTGA